TCCACGGTCTTCTGGGTGGCGGTGGCGGCGTGCACGGTGGTCATCAGGCCGCGCTTGATGCCCCACTTGTCATTGAGTACCTTGGCCAGCGGCGCCAGGCAGTTGGTGGTGCACGAGGCGTTGGAAATGATGGCCTCGCCCTTGTAGGTGGCGTGGTTCACGCCGTACACGAACATGGGCGTGTCGTCCTTGGACGGCGCCGACATGATCACCTTCCTGGCGCCCGCCGTCAGGTGCTTCTCGCAGCTGGCCTTGTCCAGGAACAGGCCGGTGGACTCGATCACCACCTCGGCGCCGACCTCGTTCCACTTGAGGTTGGCCGGGTCCTTCTCCTGCGTCAGACGGATGCGCTTGCCGTTGACCAGCAGCGTGTTGCCGTCCACCGCGACCTCGCCCTTGAAGCGGCCGTGCACGCTGTCGTACTGCAGCATGTAGGCCAGGTAGTTCGGCTCGAGCAGGTCGTTGATGCCGACGATCTCGATGTCCGGAAAGTTCTGCACGGCCGAGCGCAGCACATTGCGGCCGATCCGTCCGAATCCGTTGATGCCGATCTTGAGGGTCATGGAATGCTCCGAAGTTGAATAGCGAATTCGATAGGGCGATCTTGCCGCAAGCGCCGACTCAGCAGCTGATCGCGGTCAACGTGCCAGCGCGGCCCGCACGGTGTCGGCCACGTTCTCGGGCGTGAAGCTGAAGTGCTTGAACAGCGCGCTGGCCGGTGCCGACTCGCCGAAGCTGTCGATGCCCACCACTGCGGCGCAGCCGTACTTCCACCAGTAGTCGGTGACCCCGGCCTCGACGGCGATGCGGGGAATGCCGCGCGGCAGCACGTCTTCCTTGTAGGCCAGGCTCTGCCGGTCGAAGGTGGTGCTGCTGGGCATGGAGACCACGCGCACGGCGATGCCCTGCGCGCCGAGCTGCTCCTGCGCCTTGAGCGCCAGTTGCACCTCGGAACCGGTGGCGATGATCACCGCCTGCGGCTGGCCGTCGACGCCGACTTCGCCGGCCTCGGCCAGCACGTAGCCGCCCTTGCTGATGTCCTCCAGGCCGGCCTTGGGCGCATAGGGCAGGTTCTGCCGGCTCAGCAGCAGCGCGGTGGGCCGGTTCCTGTTCTGCAGCGCCACGGTCCAGGCGACCGAGGTCTCGGCCGTGTCGCAGGGGCGCCAGACGTCGAGGTTGGGGATGAGGCGCAGGCTGGCCGCGTGTTCGATCGACTGGTGCGTCGGGCCGTCCTCGCCCAGGCCGATGGAGTCGTGCGTGAACACGTGGATCACGCGCCGCTTCATCAGCGCCGCCATGCGGATGGCGTTGCGGCTGTAGTCGCTGAAGGTCAGGAAGGTGCCGCCGTAGGGGATGTAGCCGCCGTGCAGCGCCACGCCGTTCATGATGGCGGCCATGCCGAATTCGCGCACGCCGTAGTTGATGTGGCGGCCGATGCGGCCATCCTCGGTGCGCTTGACGTCGCCCGCCAGGTCGAAGCGCAGCGAGGGCGTGCTCTTGGTGTTGGTGAGGTTGGAGCCGGTCAGGTCGGCCGAGCCGCCCAGCATTTCGGGCAGCGCGGCGGTGAAGGCTTCCAGCGCCAGCTGCGAGGCCTTGCGCGAAGCCACGGTCTCGGCCTTGGCATGCGCGGCCAGCGCGGTGTCCACCGCCACCTGCGCGAAATTGAGCGGCAGCTCGCCCTTCATGCGGCGCGTGAATTCGGCGGCCAGTTGCGGATGCGCCTCCTTGTAGGCGGCGAAGCGCTCGTTCCAGTCGGCTTCCAGCACATCGCCCCGAGCCTTGAAGTCCCATTCCTCGTACACCGCGGCCGGCAACTCGAAGGGCACGTGCTGCCAGCCGATCGCCGTGCGGGTCAGTGCGATCTCCTCCGCGCCCAGCGGCTCGCCGTGCGCCTTGGCGGTGTTGGCGCGGTTGGGCGAGCCCTTGCCGATCTGGGTCTTGGCCACGATCAGCGTGGGCTTGTCGACGCCGCGGCGGGCGTCGGCGATGGCGCGGTCCAGCGCCTCGATGTCGTGCCCGTCCACCGGGCCGATCACGTTCCAGCCGTAGGCGCGGAAGCGCGCCGGCGTGTCGTCGATGAACCAGGGCGTGACCTCGCCGTCGATGGAGATGCCGTTGTCGTCGTACAGCGCGATCAACTTGTTCAGCTTCCAGGCGCCGGCCAGCGCGCAGGCCTCGTGGCTGATGCCTTCCATCAGGCAGCCGTCACCGAGGAACACGTAGGTGTGGTGGTCAACGATGGTGTGGCCGTCGCGATTGAATTCCGCGGCCAGCAGTTTCTCGGCCAGCGCCATACCCACGGCGTTGGTGATGCCCTGGCCGAGTGGGCCGGTGGTGGTTTCCACGCCGGGCGTGATGTCCACCTCGGGGTGGCCCGGGGTCTTGCTGTGCAGCTGGCGGAAGCCCTTCAGCTCGCCGATCGGCAGGTTGTAGCCGGTCAGGTGCAGCAAGGCGTACAGCAGCATGGAGGCGTGGCCGTTGGACAGCACGAAGCGGTCGCGGTCCGCCCATTGCGGGTTGGCCGGGTTGTGCCGGAAGTGGCGGTTCCACAAGGCCTCGGCCATGTCGGCCATGCCCATGGGTGCGCCGGGATGCCCCGAGTTCGCATGTTGCACGGCGTCCATGGCGAGCGCGCGGATCGCGTTCGCCATCAGGGAATCGTTGGCCATCGGGGGCTGCTCCGGGGAGTGATCTAGGGGGAAACCCGTGATTTTACCGGGTGGGCTTGAGCCGCCCCGCGCCAGCCATTCCATGCCCATCGTCTACAGTCGGAGACATGCAGGGCCTGCACCTCACCGCCGACCTCTACCAATGCCGCTGCGACGCCGGCTGGCTGACCGATGCCGCGCGCCTGGGCCAGTGGTGCGTGCAGGCGGTGCAGGCGGTGGGACTGGAGCCGGTGAACCAGCTGTTCCACGCCTTTCCCGCGACAGCCGACGGCCCCGGCGGCGTGACCGCCACGGTGCTGTTGGCCGAATCGCACGTGTGCCTGCACACCTGGCCGGAGAAGCGGTCCGTGACGCTGGATGTGTATGTCTGCAACTTCGGCGGCGACCACTCGGCCAAGGCCCGCGGCCTGATGTTCGCGCTGATCAACCGCTTCCAGCCGGAGTGGACCGAGCAGCGCTCGCTGGACCGGGGCGCGGAAGAATGAGCGCGGCGCAGGCGATGATCCTGGCCGCCGGCCGGGGCGAGCGGATGCGGCCGCTGACCGACAGCTGCCCCAAGCCCCTGCTCGAAGTGCGCGGCCAGCCGCTGATCCAATACCACCTGGACGCCTTCGGGGCCGGCGGCTTCGCCGAGGTGGTGGTCAACACGGCCTGGCTGGGCGAACAGATCGAGGAACGCCTCGGCGCGGCCACCGCGGCGGGGGTGCGCATCGGCTACTCGCACGAAGGCCGCGACTTCGGCGGCGCGCTGGAGACGGCCGGCGGCATCGCACGCGCGCTGCCGCTGCTGGACGAGGCCTTCTGGCTGGTCGCCGGCGACGTGTACATGCCCGGGTTCCAGTTCACCCGCACGGCCTGGGACGCGTTCCGCGCCGGCGGCAAGCTGGCCCACCTGTTCCTGGTGCCCAACCCGCCGCACAACGCCAAGGGCGACTTCGGCCTCGGGCCGGATGGCCTGGCGCTGAGCGAAGCGGCGCTGCGCTACACGTATTCCACGGCGGCGCTGCTGCGCCGCGAGCTGTTCGCGCAGATTCCCTTCGGCAACCCGCAGGGACAGAAGGTGCCGCTGGCGCCGCTGCTGCACGCGGCCATGGCACGCGGCGCGGTGAGCGCCGAGCTGTACCACGGCGCCTGGGTCGACGTCGGCACGCCGCAGCGGCTGGCGCAGCTGAACGCGGACTAGGGCCCGTTGAAGCCCTGGCGGCCGGCGCGGCTGCACGGCCATTCGCGGGCGCCCTGAACAGCTCCCGATAAAGACCGACAATCGCGCGATGAACACCACCGTGCCCACCTCGCTTTACGCCCAGCGCCGCGCCCGCGTGGCCGCCCAGATCGGCAAGGATGCCGTCGCCCTGATTCCCACCGCCCCGGAGCGGCAGCGCAACCGCGACTCGGACTTCCTGTTTCGCCACGACAGCTACTTCTACTACCTGACCGGCTTCACCGAGCCCAACAGCTGGCTGGTGATCACCGGCGAGGGCAAGTCCGCGCTGTTCTGCCCGCCCAAGGACCTGGAGCGCGAGATCTGGGACGGCTTCCGGCTCGGGCCGGAGGCGGCTCCGGCGGCGCTCGGCGTCGACGCCGCGTACTCGATCAACGAACTGGACGCGCAGCTGCCCAAGCTGCTGGAGAACCGCGCCTCGGTCTGGTATCCCTTCGCGATCCACGCCGGGCTGGAGGCGCGGGTGGGCGGCTGGCTGAACCAGGTGCGGGCCCGCGTCCGCTACGGCGCGCTGTGCCCCGAAGAGCAGCGCGACCTGTGCGGCGTGCTGGACGAGATGCGCCTGGTGAAGGACGCGCACGAGCAGGACGTGATGCGACGCGCCGCGCAGATCAGCGCCGGCGCCCATGTGCGCGCGATGAAGATGTCGGCGCGCTGGCTGCGCGAGGGCCGCGACCTGCGCGAATACCACCTCGACGCCGAGCTGCTGCACGAGTTCCGCCTGGGCGGCTCGCAATACCCGGCCTATGGCTCCATCGTCGCTGCCGGCCCCAACGCCTGCGTGCTGCACTACCGCGCCGATGCGGCGCCGGTGCGCGATGGCGAGCTGGTGCTGATCGACGCCGGCTGCGAGCTCGATGGCTACGCCAGCGACATCACCCGCACCTTCCCGGCCAACGGCAAGTTCACCGGCCCGCAGCGCGCCCTGTACGACCTGGTGCTGGCCTCGCAACAGGCGGCCGTGGCCGCCACCAAGCCGGGGGCGCGGTTCACCGACCCGCACGACGCCACGGTCAAGGTGCTGGCGCAGGGCATGCTGGACGTCGGCCTGCTCGATCGCAACACCGCCGGCACCGCCGATGACGTGATCGAGAAGCGCAGCTACTTCCAGTTCTACATGCACCGCACCGGCCACTGGCTGGGCATGGACGTGCACGACTGCGGCAGCTATGTGGAGCCGGGCGAGGTGGGCCAGGTCAGTGAGCGCAAGGACCCGCTGTCGGGCGAGATCATCAAGAACCGTCCCAGCCGCATCCTGCGCCCGGGCATGGCGCTGACCATCGAGCCGGGCATCTATGTGCGGCCGGCCGAAGGCGTGCCCGAGCAGTTCCACCACATCGGCATCCGCATCGAGGACGACGCCATCGTCACCGATGCCGGCTGCGAGCTGATCACGCGCGGTGTGCCGGTGAAGGCCGAGGAGATCGAGGCGCTGATGCGGGCCTGAGGCCGCGTGGCCGGGCTGGGGCTATCGCCGCTCTAGCCACGATCAATTGGCGCGCGCCGGCCGGCCTCCCTACCATCGCCGGGAAGGAGAACCAGGCA
Above is a window of Ramlibacter tataouinensis DNA encoding:
- the tkt gene encoding transketolase, with translation MANDSLMANAIRALAMDAVQHANSGHPGAPMGMADMAEALWNRHFRHNPANPQWADRDRFVLSNGHASMLLYALLHLTGYNLPIGELKGFRQLHSKTPGHPEVDITPGVETTTGPLGQGITNAVGMALAEKLLAAEFNRDGHTIVDHHTYVFLGDGCLMEGISHEACALAGAWKLNKLIALYDDNGISIDGEVTPWFIDDTPARFRAYGWNVIGPVDGHDIEALDRAIADARRGVDKPTLIVAKTQIGKGSPNRANTAKAHGEPLGAEEIALTRTAIGWQHVPFELPAAVYEEWDFKARGDVLEADWNERFAAYKEAHPQLAAEFTRRMKGELPLNFAQVAVDTALAAHAKAETVASRKASQLALEAFTAALPEMLGGSADLTGSNLTNTKSTPSLRFDLAGDVKRTEDGRIGRHINYGVREFGMAAIMNGVALHGGYIPYGGTFLTFSDYSRNAIRMAALMKRRVIHVFTHDSIGLGEDGPTHQSIEHAASLRLIPNLDVWRPCDTAETSVAWTVALQNRNRPTALLLSRQNLPYAPKAGLEDISKGGYVLAEAGEVGVDGQPQAVIIATGSEVQLALKAQEQLGAQGIAVRVVSMPSSTTFDRQSLAYKEDVLPRGIPRIAVEAGVTDYWWKYGCAAVVGIDSFGESAPASALFKHFSFTPENVADTVRAALAR
- a CDS encoding aminopeptidase P N-terminal domain-containing protein; the protein is MNTTVPTSLYAQRRARVAAQIGKDAVALIPTAPERQRNRDSDFLFRHDSYFYYLTGFTEPNSWLVITGEGKSALFCPPKDLEREIWDGFRLGPEAAPAALGVDAAYSINELDAQLPKLLENRASVWYPFAIHAGLEARVGGWLNQVRARVRYGALCPEEQRDLCGVLDEMRLVKDAHEQDVMRRAAQISAGAHVRAMKMSARWLREGRDLREYHLDAELLHEFRLGGSQYPAYGSIVAAGPNACVLHYRADAAPVRDGELVLIDAGCELDGYASDITRTFPANGKFTGPQRALYDLVLASQQAAVAATKPGARFTDPHDATVKVLAQGMLDVGLLDRNTAGTADDVIEKRSYFQFYMHRTGHWLGMDVHDCGSYVEPGEVGQVSERKDPLSGEIIKNRPSRILRPGMALTIEPGIYVRPAEGVPEQFHHIGIRIEDDAIVTDAGCELITRGVPVKAEEIEALMRA
- the gap gene encoding type I glyceraldehyde-3-phosphate dehydrogenase, producing the protein MTLKIGINGFGRIGRNVLRSAVQNFPDIEIVGINDLLEPNYLAYMLQYDSVHGRFKGEVAVDGNTLLVNGKRIRLTQEKDPANLKWNEVGAEVVIESTGLFLDKASCEKHLTAGARKVIMSAPSKDDTPMFVYGVNHATYKGEAIISNASCTTNCLAPLAKVLNDKWGIKRGLMTTVHAATATQKTVDGPSNKDWRGGRGILENIIPSSTGAAKAVGVVIPELNKKLTGMSFRVPTSDVSVVDLTVELNKEASYKEICAEMKAQSEGALKGILGYTEDKVVATDFRGDARTSIFDAEAGIALDGTFVKLVSWYDNEWGYSNKCLEMARVVAPK
- the murU gene encoding N-acetylmuramate alpha-1-phosphate uridylyltransferase MurU, with protein sequence MSAAQAMILAAGRGERMRPLTDSCPKPLLEVRGQPLIQYHLDAFGAGGFAEVVVNTAWLGEQIEERLGAATAAGVRIGYSHEGRDFGGALETAGGIARALPLLDEAFWLVAGDVYMPGFQFTRTAWDAFRAGGKLAHLFLVPNPPHNAKGDFGLGPDGLALSEAALRYTYSTAALLRRELFAQIPFGNPQGQKVPLAPLLHAAMARGAVSAELYHGAWVDVGTPQRLAQLNAD
- a CDS encoding S-adenosylmethionine decarboxylase family protein, which codes for MQGLHLTADLYQCRCDAGWLTDAARLGQWCVQAVQAVGLEPVNQLFHAFPATADGPGGVTATVLLAESHVCLHTWPEKRSVTLDVYVCNFGGDHSAKARGLMFALINRFQPEWTEQRSLDRGAEE